The genomic stretch GTCGCGGTCTTCCCGAGGGCGGGTACCGATCTGCTCGTAATTAGAAGGTTCGTAGCAGAGTCGTGTCAGCGCGTTCGCTCTAAAACTTCCAATTTTTCTTTGTCATCTGAAGATAGCATTCGAGCGGCTGGAATTTTTCTACGTCATTGTTAGTGTCGGGTTCGCAGGCGGCCGCCCATCCGTCTGTGTCACGTCACTTCATTAGCGTCAATGAGAACACAATTACACTTAATCATGGTTTTATTCGGAAATTTCAGTTTTTATTAACATTCCGTCTTTATATAAATTCATTCTAGCGTTATGCCTAAAGTAACCTGCATACAGTTCCAGTCTTCGAGCGCGCTCCGCTCTGACTCCTAGTGCCTACAACTCACAGTCACTTCAtcgtttcaatattaaataccaAATGTTACATATCTCGTGATGCCGCGATGCCGTGATGGCGTGATGCGTGTGGCGACAGTATACTCCGGCACTAGCAGTGCGGGCGGGGTCGTGACGCAACACACGCACACAGTAACGGgagcgcgcacacacacacacacacaccgctCGCTAATTAATGTACATTCGTTTATTGGATACaggattaataattattgtataacaattacaatagaTCGACCCCACTGGTCGCGCCGGCGCCGCTGCGAGATGCACGTATCAACATCTGACCGTCCAGGCCGTGAGACCAGAACAAGATTATACTAATTTATTACAAAGGAGTTTAAGCTCTATTTGGCTTACATtaagttatatttaataaactttaatgtGAAAAGTAGTTGATCTTGTCTCACGGCGATCACTTAAATGACTATGGAACTATCAATTGCATACaactacaaaaaataaaaagtaatattatcagACTTTAGGAATAGTTCAGATAAACTCTGAATATCAAAACATTCCATCTCTGTGGCAATCAGACAAAAAATCGTTGTAAAGAAATCTCTGTACATTATTGTTATAACAATAGAGTATGTACTCTGTTTTAACCGATGCTTACAAAGTCATTGGGATTTTGTAAACATCGAATATCCGTAATCACATTCAAGAAAGCCCCTTTTATTTTTTGCAGGACAAAGATGTTGCATCGAATTCAAATCCATATTTTAGTGGCAACTAACTAGAATAAGGCTTTAACTTTAGTCGACATAAACTAGTTTAGTTGTTCTAACAAGAACGTCAGAACAAAACGTCataaatattacatacaaaGAACGTTTACATTTTGTACAGACAATAAATGACTAGAAATGTTATTTGGCTGAAAAATCACTTAAGACTTCGCTCGACTTAGGAAACGTATCTTCACCTGTTCTGTAATTCGTTTAGttacattatacaatacaatacaatacaatatgaCACAAAAACGACGAATTAAGATCTTtcctatttagtttaaattgcttagaaaaattacaatatattattagaatATTAAAATCTACAAAAATAAGATATTAAGAGACTTTTGACGAATTAATCTCTCGAAAAGTCTTtcattaagataaaaatatatactgtgTCAACTATATACAGAATACATACTTGTGCCTACGAGTACTTCAGGAGGCTTTGTAAGTAAATGATAACAGTCTAACATTAGGCTAAGCTTTTTGAGATGTTATCCGCAGAAATTCAGATGATAATTGTTTGTATAGCCCCAGTCTAATGTGTTTGGTATATATTGGTAGGTATATGAAAGTGGTTAATAAATTAGCTACATTTTCTGTTTACCCACTTTCAGAGATTATAAAGAAATGAATAAGAACGAGTAGAAACCGTTCGTCACGTATCTTGTGTTGTTGTTGTACTTTAAGGATGTATTAAGGTTTCTAATATTCTCTTCAGCGAAGCGTGGTGTATCCGACGGACGCGGGAGACGTGCGAACGTGTTTGGAAATTTCCCATCTAGGAGACGGTCTCTCCTTGTTTTAAGTCACTTTATAATCAAGTTCTGGTTTGAGTAGAGTCGACTGTCAGAATGAGCATTTTACTCATTTGGCACTCGACTTCACTCGAGTCGAGGCACCTCCTCTCACGTGGTGCTCCCATTCACGCACGTTGTACTTAATTAACTTCTTTGCTTGTTTGATCAGCTTGCTGCTTGCATCCATTGTTTCTAACAACGATTTGATTCACACTAGATGTAGcagtataataatgtaattgatTAATTTTACCGCAACTAATTCAAAAAATCACTAATTTGGCTCTTCTCTCCTTGTACTGGGATATCAACCAAAACTCATAGCGCTATCAAGGGAGCGCCTGCTTGGCTGAGCTATCGGCAACAGTAACCACCTACTACCTACTACTttgcaacggcttggctctgcccccggcattgctaaagtccacgggcgacggtaaccactcactatcaggtgggccgtatgctggtctgcctacaagggcaataaaataaataaataaaaccgggTGAAACGTCCGCAGGTAACGACTGTAAAATGAAATGTTCCTGGTGGTGTTGTCTGTgatgttgtttgtttgaggatATTGAAGGAAACCGGGGGCCGCGCGGTGGACGGACCTTACTGCAAATACACGACACATAGTACttactatttacatataatccaattaaacttaaattattGCTTCAAATAGTTATTGCTTTTAGTTTACATCGTTTCAATAACATCTTAGTGAGATACATATAATTCACATTCGACTatacaataatgttaatttgacctatcgaaaacaaattttaatggtgAAAATTACTTTAACGTGCACTGTACTGATGCACAATAGTTGCACTGTTCTCTTTAGTTAtcttacaaatgtttttttatttgtacacaaTCAGAATGTTTTTTTCACAACTCGGATAAGTAATATCTAATGTACACTTTATGAATAAAGTATAGTATGTAGGTAGTTTTTAGGGTATAATTTGAGCACTATCGGTTCAAATCGGTTGTTCCTCCGCGCCCCCTCCGCGTCGCCTCCGTGCCGCCCCCGCGAGTACTGTGACCAAACTGACTAACTGTAGCTAGACAGCACGGGGCAGTAATCAATCGCAGCTGAATTATACTAAATACAATCCATTGAACTTGAAACATTAATTTTGTACACCAGCTTCTCTTAGTCACGTACATATTTAAGTACATATTCACTGGTAAGCGACTTTCTAGAATTAAACCCCTGAGGTGGTGAACACCTATTTTTGGTAttctattattatgtatattattatgctgtTACAGTATTTAGTTTGACTTATAAAATGTTagtgaataataaaaacaacgaAGTACGTGGATAATTCGGTAAGTTCCTTATTCTGATAAacgatataaaataaacaaacacgcGGCACAGTGGCCGCGGAGGATACTGCGTGCGTTCAAGTATTTAATCCCTGATCATTGTCCGGGAGGAGCCCGGGGACATTGCCAGCCCGATGCGCGGAGTCCTCGTGCAATGAAGTACAGAGCGCAAACTGTACTCTATTAGTGGTTTCTTATTATATGCACTTTGAAAACAATACATAAGATTTAAGTGGGAAATACTCAAATGACATCCACgagtgtgcaagtcacacacggtagaagtcaaacttataaaatataaaaataatcgcaagggtcaaccactccgcagtacAATGGAACAGCCgcgccctgggggaaccgcctacATGATCACGGTATGCcgacgccaggtaagtatgatcgATAGCAAGAGAAAGACGAGAACGtttatcaactgtgtaacatctcgtcaccgcgattcaggagttgttgaatttacgtgcagcgacatctgttgataacaaactaaatagaaataaaataaacatggcgcgtaaccgaaaaacgttacatacgttttttcctccctacgtcgataaataagtttcacttcaattatgAAATCCTTAAAAAAGTACagagatttaaattaaatcatgtACTTAATATATTCAGCTCTCGTGCTAACATCAGCATAATCTTGAAACgagatttttaatattttcgtaCCTAAACGTTATCTAACAGTGCTcaaattatttcctaaaataaatAGGTAGCACGTATAGAATGAATGTAAAGTTTTGTGCAGCAGTGTTGTGTTCAGGGCAGGTTGGTGTAGTGGGTGTGCGCGCGGTAGACGGAGGTGAGGCGCGGGTCCAGGTTCTGGTACTCCTTCCCGGAGCGCGGCCGCAGCGTGCTCGTCGTCTGCCGGAACACTctgcacacacacacgcacacacgcgctTTACACCAGGCTTAacgtgcgtaattactggtggtaggacctcttgtgagtccacacgggtaggtaccaccgccccgcctatttctgccgtgaagcagtaatgcgtttcggtttgaagggtggggcagccgttgtgactatactgagaccttagaactatatctcaaggtgtgtggcgcatttacgttgtagatgtctatgggctacagtaaccacttaaggcttaacaccaggtgggctgtgagctcgtccacacatataagcaataaataaaataaaaacgtcatACAAAAAACGTAGCTTTGCATCAATGCGGAAAGCTCATTATTAATGTTCAAGTAGTAGTAGTTCAGGGCTTACCTCATGGTGATAGGAGTATCAGTGGAGGAGTGAGAGGAACAAATAGAGAGTGTCTCTATGTAGTCGGACATGTCGGACGTGCCGCTGGATGTGCTGTGCGTGTCCATTACACCTgtcgaaaaaaataaacacgtgAAGCATTTTGAAAATTACAAACATGTTGCTAAAGCTCTGGACAGTAATTTTACCTCGAAGTGATTTCACGGAGAGTACAGGGACCTCCGCTTCTGCAGAAGAGGACTTCGCCGGGACACGAATCTTGTGTAAAGTGGGTAAGTCTGTGGGCGGGTCGGTGGAGCGCGAGCGGCGCGGCGCGGTGGCGCGCGCGGCGCCGGTGGCGTGCGTCTCGCTGCGGTACTGGCCGTACTTCCGCCGCGTCGCCACCCTGGTCAGGGGCAGCTCGAACTCCCCCAGCTCCGCGCCCCGCCTGAGCGAACAACTCGACACACCGGAGTCGTTCGAACTCGATGAATCTCTGTTCCCTCCCACTTTACCAGAAACAGAAGACGATCGTTTAGCGGGCAGTATACCTCGACCTGGATCTTTTGATGCCTCTGAACTATCTGCGTCTGAATGTTTGTTATCCGCCACCAGACAATCACAAGGCACGGACGTCCTGTCGTTATCCAGGACTATGTTTCGTAGGGTCTCAATGGACGACGTGGATCCGTGACTTTCGACACTTCCATCGAATTCTTTGACGTCTTCTAAAAATCTAGAAGAATCTGCTGAGCTTGATCTTTTCCTATATTCTATTCTTTCATTATGTTCACCGTTACCACGAAGAATTCCAGAGTTTTTATCAGAACCAGAATTACATCCTCGAGTTTCTTCAGGACCGCACAGAGTGGGATTACTTGCAGATTTTTCCTCCAGCAGTCTGTTGATTGGACTCTTTGCTGGATGTTTCAGAGACTGGAAAGCAAAACTGCTTATAGGTGACATCGGTGTATAGCCGGGTGGTAACGATCTGTTCCGATCTAACGAACACTCTAGAGATTTCGGCTCCATGATCAAATAATCGTCACTTAAACCACTGTCTAACGTTTCAATGTTTGAatctttttgttgttttactTGTGGATGGCCACACTTCGCACAAATACTGTTTCTGTCTGTATTCGACAACGACAGTGGACGTAAATTCGCCGAGATAGCATTTAGCTCGGTCTGCGTGATGCCAGCTTTTTTAAGAAGATCTTTAGCATTTTCGTAGTACTCAAGCGACAATGCAAAGTTAAGGTTTTCGTAATTAGCTAAAGGCCCGTTGTCGACTTCTACGGCTTCAGGACTCAAACATTGTTTAAATCGGTCTTCAGCGGGTAGTTCTCGACAGTTGTCTGGGCTAAGTTTCCGTCTAGTTTTCCGCGATAAATCAATGGTAGCATAGAGAGCACTTCTATCACTGTACGTTGGCACACAGTTTTCCTTGTTAAGCGCTAAGTTATCACTAGAAACAGTAGTCTTTTTACAGTAGGGGAATTTAATCCAATTGTTGGCCCAGTCGGTGACTCGCTGGCAAGGACACTGGCTACCCGGCTGAATGGTTTCCTCGGTGTCTATGACAGTGGGCTCCCTCCGTCTTTTGCCGAATTTGAGCAAACAGCCGCagggtttttttaatataacggCGTTTGAAGTCGAGTTCTTTGTGATTTTAAAAAGTTCATTGTTGAGACTTTCTTTGAGCCTTTTTGGTGTGTCGTAGTAGTCTTCCTCCACCtaataaaatgaatttcttTAAATGTAAGTCTGAGTAAGCTAGGTATAATTTGTATAGATTCCTCATTATTCACTTATATTTCGgacatcaaaaatattttatgaagtaCGATGACGTTATAAAACATAAACTTTGATAATACAGTATCGGATATTAAAAAGTTCAAGTAGTGTACTTACGTCTGCTGAAGGAAGCTTCGGAACGTCATAGTTTTCATAGGGACCAATTTTACTTGAATTTTCTACAGGAAGTACATGCGCACAGTTACACGTCTGTACAGGAACTGGCATTGGCGGcttcttatttaatttcaaatctaATTTATTGCTCTTTGGTGGTCTCTCTGGCGGTCTGTCGGGGCAGTGACATACATTTTCGGTCTTATTGCGTGAGTGTAAAGGGTCATAATTAGTTGCATCTCTTGGCGGAGTTTCTTGTAACGCTTCCATAGTCCATGCTGGATTAAAGTGCTTAGCACCTGGAGTCAAAGCGGCCGTCGAAGATCGAGATAGGGCTCCCAGCTTGGACATACAGCTCATGCACCTCTCTAGAGTTACATTTCCTTGCCCGCTCCACGGTGCTGTGTCTGTCCCTTCTGTAGTTTCGTTGACTGAAACCGTATCTCCGTGACCCATGTCCTGGTAGTGTGTCCTCTCGGTAGAAGGCCAGTAAGGAGATATCGCACCAGCTTCCTCTCCTACGAATGGATCTTCGTAAAGCCGAAGGTCCATGGGAGGCAGGGAGTGGTCGATGGTGTTCAGTTCAGAGAGTCTTGTGTCGGGACGATACGCTTTGTGTGATTTCGGGCTTTCCGTACCTGCTTTAGAGTGATttccatattttaatttaatactcgtaatatgtaaaataatgCGAAAAAATGTGATCAGCAAAATACTTTGTGAACTTGTTTAGATGATCTTTATTTATAGTGAAACAATCAAAAGCAGTAAGGccaaaattaaatgatttaatGGTCAACCTTCATTTCGCTTAGATCCAATAGGTCTCCTCCTTGGAGACAATCGTCCTTGCGAAGCGAGGTCGAAGTCGTGTGATATCTCCACGGCCTGGTCGGTGATGAGGACATGCAGACCTTCACCCTTGCCGCAGTGCGAACCACCTTCAAAGCAGAACCGACCTTCCACCACACCGTAGCGTCTAGATAGAAACATATAAATCAAAGTCACAAACACAGAATGCATGTTTGGATATTCAGCTGTTCTCTTATAGTTCCTAAGCTGCTTGTGCTAGATGTTATTTGACAAGTGTCTCGTTTATTTATCTCATTTTcgtttacttatttaattacttgTACATCGGCTTTATTTCTAAATTTGAATGAGACATAAAAATCACCCTTTATGAATTACCTCAGATGTGCCAGCTCCCACACTCCCAACAGCCGAGGAGGTACACCAGCGGTGAGGGCAAACCTTCGTTCGTGAAGGTGGAGCCTCGCAGGGCCCGCCGGTAGTCTCTTGTTGCTGCCACTAACCGCAGAGCCCACCAGCAGCAGGTAGTGACGAGGCTCACCCAAATGCGCACTCACTTTCACCTAAACCAGTAATGGGGGGAGATCATATAAACGTTTATACGTGAATTCTTTTAGATATTATACAATTCGGAACTGTGCAAACTCTAGTCGCCTATCTGGAGCTGGGCACTAGAGCTCACATAGCGTTGGTGTTTATGAACAGTACCGTACTTGCAATGATACTATCGACACTAATGAATGAAGTATTTATTCGGGTGATATTTGCATAATTTAATTGTCACTAGAACAACACATCAATGTGTTCTTATCTGTAGGTGCTGTATTAAGGCATCACTTTATGGCCGGCGAGGGAATTTTATTAGCGTACAACCAACCACCATACAACATTAGGTGGATTCACCTCAATCTTAAACGTGTATACAGCGGCATGGTGGTGCCAATGAAATGAGAGTTCTCAGTACGTCTTATGGACCAGTATTACGTAAACATGCCTTTGTTACGGGCTACACGACAATGTCTACACCGTGGAACTTGTTCGTAAACACGTGCTTTACGTACGTATTTCCGAAAGAGCATTGGTACCTGGTGGGATGCGGGACATAAGCGTGCACGTCGCCGCATCGCTGGATGTGAGCGCGCCGGGCTTATAATCCTCTAAGGCGCAACGGCTTCTAAACATAAGACCTACTGTACTACCAGGATGTTTGTCGTAGAGGAGGTCGCGGAGGTTTGGTAGCGAAACCAAACTacaacatacataataatatgaaagttATACCGTACCTGCCACTGTATGAGACGCTCTCTGGTCTCGAAGGCGAGTAGCGCGACGAGGTCCCGGCAGACGAGCGCCAGGGTGTTGGAGTGCTTGTCCAGAGTGAAGCCGCTCTCGCAGCCGAGGTAGTGCTGCAGCGACAGGGACGCCTTGCAGCCCGCGCCGCCCCAGCGCGCCCGGGAGTCGCGGTACAGCTGCACGTGGACGCAGTCTGACAGACAACAGATCAACTATCTCAAACTATCATTGTGCTTCGGAACGGTAGTACAATACGAAAACGCTTTACTGCACTAAGTTACGCTAAAATAATgacattttatagaaaaaataaatgagtaaaaataaacatattacttAAGTAACCCTTGGATAAGGTGATTTTAGATAATATAGGATAGATTGGCGTAATTTAAGTATAGTTActtgtacatatatattatatgtatataaatgggTAATTATGTGAGCATATAtacttatgtattttttttattttttttattgcttagatgggtggacgagctcacagcccacctggtgttaagtggttactggagcccatagacatccacaacgtaaatgcgccacccaccttgagatagaagttctaaggtctcaagtatagttacaacggctgcctcacccttcaaaccgaaacgcattactgcttcacggcagaaataggcagggtggtggtacccacccgcgcggactcacaagaggtcctaccaccagtaattacgcaaattataattttgcgggtttgatttttataacacgatgttattccttcaccgtggaaatcaatcgtgaacattt from Bombyx mori chromosome 3, ASM3026992v2 encodes the following:
- the LOC101738302 gene encoding uncharacterized protein LOC101738302 isoform X1, producing the protein MADDNTIIEGTVKFRDGKKWKSRWCVMRKLSPVADCVHVQLYRDSRARWGGAGCKASLSLQHYLGCESGFTLDKHSNTLALVCRDLVALLAFETRERLIQWQVKVSAHLGEPRHYLLLVGSAVSGSNKRLPAGPARLHLHERRFALTAGVPPRLLGVWELAHLRRYGVVEGRFCFEGGSHCGKGEGLHVLITDQAVEISHDFDLASQGRLSPRRRPIGSKRNEAGTESPKSHKAYRPDTRLSELNTIDHSLPPMDLRLYEDPFVGEEAGAISPYWPSTERTHYQDMGHGDTVSVNETTEGTDTAPWSGQGNVTLERCMSCMSKLGALSRSSTAALTPGAKHFNPAWTMEALQETPPRDATNYDPLHSRNKTENVCHCPDRPPERPPKSNKLDLKLNKKPPMPVPVQTCNCAHVLPVENSSKIGPYENYDVPKLPSADVEEDYYDTPKRLKESLNNELFKITKNSTSNAVILKKPCGCLLKFGKRRREPTVIDTEETIQPGSQCPCQRVTDWANNWIKFPYCKKTTVSSDNLALNKENCVPTYSDRSALYATIDLSRKTRRKLSPDNCRELPAEDRFKQCLSPEAVEVDNGPLANYENLNFALSLEYYENAKDLLKKAGITQTELNAISANLRPLSLSNTDRNSICAKCGHPQVKQQKDSNIETLDSGLSDDYLIMEPKSLECSLDRNRSLPPGYTPMSPISSFAFQSLKHPAKSPINRLLEEKSASNPTLCGPEETRGCNSGSDKNSGILRGNGEHNERIEYRKRSSSADSSRFLEDVKEFDGSVESHGSTSSIETLRNIVLDNDRTSVPCDCLVADNKHSDADSSEASKDPGRGILPAKRSSSVSGKVGGNRDSSSSNDSGVSSCSLRRGAELGEFELPLTRVATRRKYGQYRSETHATGAARATAPRRSRSTDPPTDLPTLHKIRVPAKSSSAEAEVPVLSVKSLRGVMDTHSTSSGTSDMSDYIETLSICSSHSSTDTPITMRVFRQTTSTLRPRSGKEYQNLDPRLTSVYRAHTHYTNLP
- the LOC101738302 gene encoding uncharacterized protein LOC101738302 isoform X2: MRKLSPVADCVHVQLYRDSRARWGGAGCKASLSLQHYLGCESGFTLDKHSNTLALVCRDLVALLAFETRERLIQWQVKVSAHLGEPRHYLLLVGSAVSGSNKRLPAGPARLHLHERRFALTAGVPPRLLGVWELAHLRRYGVVEGRFCFEGGSHCGKGEGLHVLITDQAVEISHDFDLASQGRLSPRRRPIGSKRNEAGTESPKSHKAYRPDTRLSELNTIDHSLPPMDLRLYEDPFVGEEAGAISPYWPSTERTHYQDMGHGDTVSVNETTEGTDTAPWSGQGNVTLERCMSCMSKLGALSRSSTAALTPGAKHFNPAWTMEALQETPPRDATNYDPLHSRNKTENVCHCPDRPPERPPKSNKLDLKLNKKPPMPVPVQTCNCAHVLPVENSSKIGPYENYDVPKLPSADVEEDYYDTPKRLKESLNNELFKITKNSTSNAVILKKPCGCLLKFGKRRREPTVIDTEETIQPGSQCPCQRVTDWANNWIKFPYCKKTTVSSDNLALNKENCVPTYSDRSALYATIDLSRKTRRKLSPDNCRELPAEDRFKQCLSPEAVEVDNGPLANYENLNFALSLEYYENAKDLLKKAGITQTELNAISANLRPLSLSNTDRNSICAKCGHPQVKQQKDSNIETLDSGLSDDYLIMEPKSLECSLDRNRSLPPGYTPMSPISSFAFQSLKHPAKSPINRLLEEKSASNPTLCGPEETRGCNSGSDKNSGILRGNGEHNERIEYRKRSSSADSSRFLEDVKEFDGSVESHGSTSSIETLRNIVLDNDRTSVPCDCLVADNKHSDADSSEASKDPGRGILPAKRSSSVSGKVGGNRDSSSSNDSGVSSCSLRRGAELGEFELPLTRVATRRKYGQYRSETHATGAARATAPRRSRSTDPPTDLPTLHKIRVPAKSSSAEAEVPVLSVKSLRGVMDTHSTSSGTSDMSDYIETLSICSSHSSTDTPITMRVFRQTTSTLRPRSGKEYQNLDPRLTSVYRAHTHYTNLP